From Mercenaria mercenaria strain notata chromosome 17, MADL_Memer_1, whole genome shotgun sequence, the proteins below share one genomic window:
- the LOC123537468 gene encoding C-type lectin domain family 4 member F-like isoform X2, whose product MALLTQIWILLLMTCAWNVDAKSLMKRRLNTLETRVNSIEEDIEALNSSFVILEDQACECSNVRAENGGQIKQNLGQSVVSHQSETRIKKTFLDEKRWLRQKVKIMENEMRKVTNQVENNNDMFAEAMARMQIKENDLDRKLHEAISEVMKNCSDEIVSREKNNNDLFAETVTRMQVKENELDRKLNEAISEAMANYSAEIRKKDEKMDEQQVEIDNLKQLMNETKKVSEDLLVTCPDGWAEFQSFCYLYVKEKQTYVSARETCLKLGASVADIQSSSENGFVYKLCENNGHTWTSTLNEGRVWIGLTDEETEGTGDLANRMMFLRTA is encoded by the coding sequence ATGGCTTTATTGACGCAGATTTGGATATTACTGTTGATGACGTGTGCCTGGAATGTTGATGCAAAGTCGTTAATGAAGCGGAGACTAAACACATTGGAGACAAGAGTGAACAGTATTGAAGAAGATATCGAAGCCTTAAATAGTTCATTCGTCATTCTTGAAGATCAGGCGTGTGAGTGTTCAAATGTGAGAGCTGAAAATGGCGGGCAAATAAAGCAGAATCTGGGACAGTCTGTTGTTTCTCACCAGAGCGAAACTCGtatcaaaaaaacatttttggatgAAAAGAGATGGCTTAGACAAAAAGTCAAAATCATGGAGAACGAAATGCGTAAAGTCACAAATCAGGTAGAAAATAATAACGATATGTTTGCGGAAGCGATGGCAAGAATGCAGATCAAGGAAAATGACCTAGACAGAAAATTACATGAGGCCATTTCAGAGGTAATGAAAAATTGCAGTGATGAAATCGTCAGTCGGGAAAAAAATAATAACGATTTGTTTGCGGAAACAGTGACAAGAATGCAGGTCAAGGAAAATGAGCTAGATAGAAAATTGAATGAGGCCATTTCAGAGGCAATGGCAAATTACAGTGCTGAAATCAGAAAGAAGGACGAGAAAATGGATGAGCAACAGGTTGAAATAGATAATCTGAAACAGTTGATGAATGAAACAAAAAAGGTGTCAGAGGATCTATTAGTAACATGTCCTGATGGTTGGGCagaatttcaatcattttgttacttatatgTTAAGGAAAAACAGACCTATGTCTCAGCACGTGAAACATGCCTTAAATTGGGGGCGAGTGTAGCGGACATTCAAAGTTCGTCCGAAAACGGTTTTGTTTACAAGTTATGTGAAAACAACGGACATACATGGACATCAACACTAAATGAAGGACGCGTGTGGATAGGACTCACCGATGAGGAAACGGAAG